In the Salinirubrum litoreum genome, one interval contains:
- a CDS encoding sulfatase-like hydrolase/transferase, which translates to MRNVVLICLDTVRKDFFDEHAPRIRARADRSYEQCRAASSWSIPSHASMMTGALPHQHGVHDHNRDFSGITESATFLADLPDHHTTGVSANVYASSGFGFDRMFDDFRDVSPDSRFPEGIHVGRFGYEHKGEGPKKFLSFAKACATHDHPIESFLNGAAVELDKALASLPVPKLLDEGASIIAREGVKTAESCPQPFFMFTNFMDAHAPLRHVRGYDRSLHDAPNTWSTADYDKWELNRDKAEGLERNREHVENHRGLYRAAIDYLDRTVVEFIDDVQAATDHETTFVITADHGENLGFPADDYLVGHDSSLSEGLLHVPLYVVNAPEDAVSDEEMPDGGTTEGGPGGDTTLVSEYVSHLQLGDLLVGLAHDEVPDVTRERIPAELIGSSIAQPPENPEFWNRMLRCVYDGTEKIEWDSLGESSRVRLDPGRPCWQERVESDVGGVVEELESEFFDEEITAYKRRAEGAEGEGVDVDEATADRLADLGYM; encoded by the coding sequence ATGAGAAACGTCGTCCTGATCTGTCTGGACACGGTCCGGAAGGACTTCTTCGACGAACACGCGCCCCGGATTCGGGCGCGTGCGGACCGCTCCTACGAGCAGTGTCGCGCGGCCTCCTCGTGGTCGATTCCGAGCCACGCGAGCATGATGACCGGCGCGTTGCCACACCAGCACGGCGTCCACGACCACAACCGCGACTTCTCCGGCATCACAGAGTCAGCTACCTTCCTCGCCGACCTGCCGGACCACCACACCACCGGCGTCTCCGCGAACGTCTACGCCTCCTCCGGCTTCGGCTTCGACCGGATGTTCGACGACTTCCGTGACGTGTCGCCGGACTCCCGGTTCCCGGAGGGGATCCACGTCGGGCGGTTCGGCTACGAGCACAAGGGTGAGGGACCGAAGAAGTTCCTCTCCTTCGCCAAGGCCTGTGCGACCCACGACCACCCGATCGAGAGCTTCCTGAACGGCGCGGCCGTGGAACTGGACAAGGCACTCGCCTCGCTCCCCGTCCCGAAACTGCTGGACGAGGGCGCGAGCATCATCGCCCGCGAGGGCGTCAAGACCGCCGAGTCGTGTCCACAGCCGTTCTTCATGTTCACGAACTTCATGGACGCCCACGCTCCACTGCGGCACGTCCGGGGGTACGACCGGTCGCTCCACGACGCGCCGAACACGTGGTCGACCGCCGACTACGACAAGTGGGAGTTGAACCGCGACAAAGCGGAGGGGTTAGAGCGCAACCGCGAGCACGTCGAGAACCATCGCGGTCTCTATCGCGCCGCCATCGACTACCTCGACCGGACGGTCGTCGAGTTCATCGACGACGTGCAGGCGGCCACGGACCACGAGACGACGTTCGTGATCACGGCCGACCACGGCGAGAACCTCGGCTTCCCGGCGGACGACTACCTCGTCGGCCACGACAGCAGTCTCTCGGAGGGCCTGCTCCACGTCCCACTGTACGTCGTGAACGCGCCGGAAGATGCCGTGTCCGACGAGGAGATGCCGGACGGCGGGACGACCGAGGGCGGTCCCGGCGGCGACACCACACTCGTCTCGGAGTACGTCTCCCACCTGCAACTCGGCGACCTGCTGGTCGGTCTGGCCCACGACGAGGTACCGGACGTGACCCGCGAGCGCATCCCCGCAGAGTTGATCGGGAGCAGTATCGCCCAACCCCCGGAGAATCCGGAGTTCTGGAACCGGATGCTCCGGTGTGTGTACGACGGAACCGAGAAGATCGAGTGGGACTCGCTGGGTGAGTCGTCTCGGGTGCGCCTCGATCCGGGTCGTCCCTGCTGGCAGGAGCGTGTGGAGTCGGATGTCGGTGGGGTGGTCGAGGAACTGGAATCCGAGTTCTTCGACGAGGAGATCACGGCCTACAAGCGTCGCGCCGAGGGTGCGGAGGGCGAGGGTGTGGACGTGGACGAGGCGACTGCGGATCGGTTGGCTGATCTCGGCTATATGTAA